In the genome of Marinobacter antarcticus, one region contains:
- a CDS encoding pilus assembly PilX family protein translates to MRIVNKQKGAVLLLSLVILLVLTLLAVSGMQGSIMQERMSTAQRDGMLALEIAETAMREAEATLDGLSDLTDFGVTTGFYDGTDTSITVPSPFIKKTWVPDTGDPDNAGDGTAVNGVTPQFMFEYKGKVTVDSEGQLPRDFSQYGAAGPAEFDYARILVRTAGPSGSSMRLLEGFYVFQPGGLGGGNP, encoded by the coding sequence ATGCGAATAGTGAATAAACAGAAGGGTGCAGTGCTGTTGCTGTCATTGGTGATCTTGCTGGTATTGACACTTCTCGCGGTTTCCGGGATGCAGGGCAGCATCATGCAGGAGCGTATGTCGACAGCCCAGAGAGACGGTATGCTCGCACTGGAAATTGCAGAAACTGCAATGCGTGAGGCTGAAGCAACACTGGATGGCCTCTCCGATCTGACAGATTTTGGCGTAACAACCGGTTTTTACGATGGCACGGATACCAGCATAACGGTGCCGTCACCTTTCATCAAAAAGACCTGGGTTCCGGACACAGGTGACCCCGACAATGCAGGTGACGGGACGGCTGTAAACGGCGTGACCCCGCAGTTCATGTTTGAGTACAAAGGCAAGGTAACTGTGGATTCCGAAGGACAGTTGCCTCGGGACTTCAGCCAATACGGTGCTGCAGGCCCGGCAGAGTTTGATTACGCACGCATCCTTGTAAGAACAGCCGGGCCGTCTGGCTCGAGCATGCGCTTGCTTGAGGGTTTTTATGTATTTCAGCCCGGTGGGTTGGGAGGAGGTAATCCATGA
- a CDS encoding sensor histidine kinase, translating into MATDSVAAVSTGKRTPGFQQAKLFRIYNHYRVVISLMLVALLFVDPVNFDIHFRLLDYYQLGVMGYLALNTFIAFTMLAGFQPGQRHITLSILLDILILHGLLFVSTGITNGLANLVIVSVAAGNILTPSRMGTFYAALAAICSLSISGWAALTLGGPGDDIVRAGSLGILYFAAAFILQNISRRMMSSEALASSRAQSIVELEHINQQIIQRMRTGILVLDRYGHIRLANAAAEELLFGIPTDTGMPATRSRALPQPLKSGLDAWLKNPEKRTEPFQPAPTSPLLQVNFTPLDQERGDQILVFIEDMSKVTQQAQQMKLASLGRLTAGIAHEIRNPLGAISHAAQLMEESPHLDSGDAQMLGIIRRHSRRVNGIIENVLSLSRRKPANADLVDVGSWLTEFRTDFLQTQENAIPATVMTLNTVSAIPEARFDKSQIEQVMVNLCDNGLRYSHQHTGERKIELCAGATADGERAYVDVRDFGPGVAPGSSQLVFEPFYTTDKGGTGLGLYLARELCEANQAHLSLVDDDQTGCCFRITFAHPGRMI; encoded by the coding sequence ATGGCGACAGATTCGGTAGCAGCAGTCAGTACCGGCAAAAGAACACCCGGCTTTCAGCAAGCCAAGCTGTTTCGCATCTACAATCATTATCGGGTTGTGATCAGCTTGATGCTGGTGGCGTTGCTGTTTGTCGACCCAGTCAATTTCGACATTCATTTCCGGCTTCTGGATTACTACCAGCTTGGCGTGATGGGCTATCTCGCTCTGAACACTTTTATCGCGTTCACCATGCTGGCTGGCTTTCAGCCAGGGCAACGACATATCACCTTATCGATTCTGCTGGATATTCTGATCCTGCACGGGCTGCTATTTGTCAGTACGGGCATCACTAACGGGCTTGCCAACCTCGTTATTGTTTCTGTGGCTGCCGGCAACATTCTTACCCCCAGCCGCATGGGCACTTTCTATGCGGCGCTTGCGGCAATCTGCTCACTCAGCATTTCGGGCTGGGCGGCCCTGACTCTTGGCGGCCCCGGCGATGATATCGTGCGTGCCGGCTCCCTTGGCATCCTGTATTTTGCTGCAGCGTTTATCTTGCAGAACATTTCACGACGAATGATGAGCAGTGAGGCACTGGCGAGCAGCCGGGCACAAAGCATTGTAGAGCTGGAACACATCAACCAGCAGATCATCCAGCGCATGCGCACCGGTATTCTTGTGCTTGACCGGTATGGCCATATCCGCCTGGCGAATGCTGCCGCCGAAGAATTGCTGTTTGGAATCCCAACAGATACGGGAATGCCCGCAACTCGATCCCGGGCCCTGCCCCAGCCCCTCAAATCAGGCCTGGATGCGTGGCTCAAAAATCCGGAAAAACGCACAGAACCGTTTCAACCGGCACCCACCTCCCCCCTGCTGCAAGTCAACTTTACCCCGCTTGATCAGGAGCGTGGCGATCAGATTCTGGTATTTATCGAAGATATGAGCAAAGTGACGCAGCAGGCCCAGCAGATGAAGCTGGCCTCTCTCGGCCGGCTGACTGCCGGTATTGCCCATGAAATCCGCAACCCGCTCGGGGCCATCAGCCACGCAGCCCAGCTCATGGAAGAATCTCCCCATCTGGATAGCGGCGACGCACAGATGCTGGGCATCATCCGCCGCCACTCCCGCCGCGTGAACGGTATTATCGAGAACGTGCTGAGCCTTTCCCGGCGCAAACCGGCCAATGCCGATCTGGTTGATGTAGGCAGCTGGCTGACAGAGTTCAGAACCGATTTCCTCCAGACCCAGGAAAACGCTATCCCAGCCACCGTTATGACATTAAACACCGTATCGGCTATACCCGAAGCGCGGTTTGATAAAAGCCAGATCGAACAGGTGATGGTGAACCTGTGTGATAATGGCTTGCGCTACAGCCACCAGCATACCGGTGAACGCAAAATAGAGCTGTGTGCAGGCGCCACTGCAGATGGAGAGCGAGCTTACGTGGATGTAAGGGATTTTGGCCCAGGTGTGGCTCCTGGCTCAAGCCAACTGGTTTTTGAGCCGTTTTACACTACCGACAAAGGTGGCACAGGCCTTGGGCTTTATCTCGCAAGGGAACTGTGCGAGGCTAATCAGGCCCATTTGTCCCTCGTGGACGACGACCAAACCGGCTGCTGTTTCCGCATTACCTTTGCCCACCCAGGGCGAATGATCTGA
- a CDS encoding pilus assembly protein, with the protein MNTFNLKAMLSAALLVLPTAGYSARPDFAQEPLFIGSAVAPNLMFILDDSGSMGWEYMPDDLSGYNNIQSSQGSSYYQDGKDADYPYYYSSKVNKVWFNPNVTYSPPLQADGTGSLPDSSYTSAPENGYDSGSGTNNLSNKFAIRDYNVEGGGFYWVFNSSTSCDANPRQNSCYSHVSVNNLSASEQTNFANWYSYYNTRVKAARAGISGAFYNLPTSFRLGWGRINYGSHTVDGASGVRAVQEGIREYTTERREDFLDWLYDAPSSGGTPLRRALEGAGEYYEGSKRAWSDDPEEAVSGTNPVRECRLAYTILMSDGYYNGSNPASSVYQADDNDGSDISNNRGDSFKYIASDPFVDGRGAYTLADVAMHYWKRDLRTDITNYVPTSEKNPAFWQHMATYTVGLGVEGSVDPVAAFNAIKSGTYIDWWGGTSNEDKVNDMLHAAVNGRGGFFSAADPEKFATELAGTVGAIVAEAGSSTAVEFDVSSFQQGALIFASQFDPNGWTGDLKAAKLGGTNSPVVPDINEAVKNGDGWSARTILDNRDLATDDRVIVTYGNGAKGFRWTDLSNAQKNDLRYGSVGDTVAEQRLDYIRGDKSLDGTTGWRKRGSRLGSIVNSSPEFVGEPRAIWPDTAPFGSTSKRFSDFVTSNKTRTPVVYTGSNDGMLHGFKGTVSGGDEVLAYIPEFVYNSTANNAGLHFLTDPGYQHRYYVDLEIRQQDIFTKGKEADGTLTTDEDWRSIIVGGGRAGAKGIFAMDITDPSGFTEANAEKIILWEFAGTDNARMGYVTQAPVIGMTKWGTDARWTAFVSNGYNSDTASTGFFMLDIEGGMDGSWDTGDVRYVEFESGGDGLSPLTALDTTGDYLVDRVYAGDLDGNLWAASLSSAGTWASAYNNSGSPEPVFTTQTNQAITAAPVAAANKTMPRAGNLPNLMIYFGTGKYLEANDVTSNSTQSVYGIWDRGSSGLTRSGLESRSIVEGALTLPDTTTANVRYSTGDKMDFTTTKGWYVDLPTSGERAVVSAQVRGEFLYLNTMIPDQNPCLGGGRGWLMAFGLDGRSPEKRAFLKFGAKVAGYQSSGLPNQSTILGNFRFTPGSDSKDPVDVVEIPPLSGAVINAGRRGWNELINE; encoded by the coding sequence ATGAACACGTTTAACCTGAAAGCTATGCTATCCGCTGCTTTGCTTGTTCTTCCTACAGCGGGTTATTCCGCCCGGCCTGACTTTGCGCAGGAACCTTTGTTTATCGGGAGTGCTGTGGCGCCGAACCTGATGTTTATACTGGACGATTCGGGTTCTATGGGCTGGGAATATATGCCGGATGACCTCAGTGGCTATAATAATATACAGTCAAGCCAAGGTAGTTCGTATTATCAGGACGGAAAGGACGCGGATTATCCATACTACTACTCTTCAAAAGTAAACAAGGTATGGTTCAACCCCAACGTTACATACAGCCCACCACTTCAGGCTGACGGAACTGGATCCTTACCTGATTCCTCTTATACATCCGCTCCCGAGAATGGATATGACAGCGGTAGTGGCACAAACAACTTGAGCAATAAGTTTGCGATCAGAGACTATAATGTCGAGGGTGGTGGTTTTTACTGGGTCTTCAATAGTTCGACATCCTGTGACGCAAACCCCAGGCAAAACAGTTGTTATAGCCATGTTTCGGTTAATAATCTATCTGCTAGTGAACAAACGAATTTCGCAAATTGGTACTCGTACTACAATACGCGCGTGAAAGCGGCGAGGGCGGGTATCAGTGGGGCATTCTACAATCTGCCCACAAGCTTTCGCCTTGGATGGGGGCGTATTAACTATGGCTCCCATACAGTTGACGGCGCCTCTGGCGTTCGCGCTGTTCAAGAAGGCATAAGGGAATACACGACCGAGAGAAGGGAGGATTTTCTCGATTGGCTCTATGATGCTCCCTCGAGTGGCGGCACGCCTTTGAGACGCGCTCTGGAGGGCGCCGGCGAGTATTACGAAGGCAGCAAGCGCGCTTGGTCGGATGATCCGGAAGAGGCTGTGAGTGGCACAAATCCTGTCAGAGAATGCCGGCTTGCCTACACGATTTTGATGTCAGATGGTTATTACAACGGTAGCAACCCAGCATCATCTGTTTATCAGGCAGATGATAACGATGGGTCTGACATATCTAATAACAGAGGTGACTCGTTCAAGTATATTGCGAGTGATCCGTTTGTAGATGGAAGAGGTGCTTATACGCTAGCCGATGTCGCGATGCATTACTGGAAGCGTGACTTGAGAACGGACATAACCAACTACGTACCGACCTCCGAAAAGAATCCAGCATTCTGGCAGCACATGGCGACTTATACTGTGGGCCTAGGTGTAGAGGGGTCTGTTGATCCTGTCGCGGCGTTCAATGCTATTAAAAGCGGAACCTATATCGACTGGTGGGGCGGAACATCAAATGAAGACAAAGTAAATGATATGCTCCACGCGGCGGTTAACGGAAGAGGCGGGTTCTTTAGCGCTGCTGATCCCGAGAAATTCGCAACTGAACTCGCCGGAACCGTTGGAGCCATTGTTGCGGAAGCTGGTTCTTCCACGGCTGTTGAATTCGATGTTTCCTCTTTCCAGCAAGGCGCACTGATCTTCGCATCTCAGTTTGACCCCAACGGCTGGACGGGTGACCTGAAAGCGGCCAAACTGGGTGGCACCAACAGCCCGGTTGTACCAGATATCAACGAGGCGGTTAAAAACGGGGACGGCTGGTCCGCAAGGACCATCTTGGACAACCGTGACCTGGCGACTGATGACAGGGTAATTGTTACCTATGGCAACGGCGCTAAAGGCTTTCGCTGGACTGATTTATCAAATGCACAGAAAAATGATCTCCGGTATGGCAGCGTAGGGGATACCGTTGCCGAGCAACGGCTCGACTATATCCGAGGGGACAAGTCTCTCGACGGAACTACCGGATGGCGCAAGCGTGGTAGCCGGCTGGGGTCAATCGTTAATTCTTCGCCCGAGTTTGTTGGCGAGCCCCGCGCAATATGGCCAGATACAGCGCCTTTTGGATCTACGTCAAAGCGTTTCTCCGATTTTGTAACCAGCAACAAGACCCGCACACCGGTAGTGTATACCGGATCAAACGACGGCATGCTACATGGTTTCAAGGGAACAGTGAGTGGCGGTGATGAGGTGCTCGCGTACATTCCTGAGTTTGTTTACAACTCGACAGCAAACAATGCAGGGCTCCACTTCCTGACAGATCCGGGGTATCAACATCGGTATTACGTGGATCTGGAAATACGTCAGCAGGATATCTTTACCAAAGGCAAGGAGGCCGATGGGACGCTGACTACAGATGAGGATTGGAGAAGCATCATAGTAGGTGGCGGCCGCGCTGGCGCAAAAGGTATCTTTGCAATGGATATCACAGATCCTTCTGGCTTCACTGAAGCAAACGCCGAAAAAATCATACTCTGGGAGTTTGCCGGCACCGACAATGCGCGCATGGGCTATGTCACGCAGGCTCCGGTGATTGGTATGACCAAGTGGGGTACGGATGCACGCTGGACAGCCTTTGTATCCAATGGGTATAACTCGGATACTGCCAGTACCGGATTTTTCATGCTTGATATTGAAGGTGGAATGGACGGGAGTTGGGATACGGGCGACGTTCGTTACGTCGAGTTTGAATCTGGTGGCGATGGCCTCTCTCCACTGACAGCGCTGGATACTACGGGCGATTATCTGGTAGACCGCGTCTATGCCGGTGATCTGGATGGCAACCTCTGGGCTGCAAGTCTGAGCAGTGCCGGGACTTGGGCTTCGGCCTATAATAATAGTGGTTCTCCGGAACCTGTTTTCACCACACAGACGAACCAGGCGATTACTGCAGCGCCAGTTGCGGCGGCGAACAAGACCATGCCCCGTGCCGGCAACCTGCCGAACCTTATGATTTATTTTGGTACCGGCAAGTACCTGGAAGCTAATGACGTTACATCGAATAGTACCCAATCTGTATACGGTATCTGGGACAGAGGCAGCTCGGGATTAACTCGCAGTGGTCTGGAGTCTCGCAGTATCGTGGAAGGAGCTCTGACGTTACCAGATACAACGACCGCCAACGTTCGCTATTCGACTGGCGACAAGATGGACTTTACAACGACGAAGGGCTGGTACGTTGATCTACCTACAAGCGGCGAAAGAGCTGTGGTCAGTGCACAGGTTCGTGGAGAGTTTCTGTATCTGAATACTATGATTCCGGATCAGAACCCTTGCTTGGGTGGTGGCAGAGGTTGGTTGATGGCGTTTGGGCTGGACGGACGGAGTCCGGAAAAACGTGCATTCCTCAAATTTGGAGCTAAGGTTGCTGGTTACCAAAGCAGTGGTCTTCCGAATCAGTCCACTATTCTGGGTAATTTCCGCTTTACCCCAGGCAGTGACAGCAAAGATCCTGTAGACGTTGTAGAGATTCCACCGCTTAGCGGGGCTGTAATCAACGCCGGGCGCCGTGGCTGGAATGAGCTGATCAATGAGTAA
- a CDS encoding outer membrane protein assembly factor BamD, which produces MRSGFRLLLLSTLIVLISACASNKQEEVLPEKTYYDNARQAMNSGNFNESEQNLDSLETYYPFGRYAEQAQLDLIYARYQNLDLEGSRAAADRFLRLNPQSEHADYALYMRGLASYNLDIGLAARYLPIDVAARDAGEQQQAFRDFSELLNRYPESEYAADARQRMIAVRNRMAELELYAARYYIKREAYVAANNRARYVIENFPSSPFVEEAIVILAETFDFLKFKKGSQDAVALLRQNFPKSDAFNSDGEFEANLLKRENRSLSSVVTFGLMGDE; this is translated from the coding sequence ATCTAACAAGCAGGAGGAAGTGTTGCCGGAAAAGACCTATTACGACAACGCCCGCCAGGCAATGAACTCCGGCAACTTCAACGAATCCGAGCAGAATCTTGATTCTCTGGAAACCTACTATCCTTTCGGCCGATACGCCGAACAAGCGCAGCTCGATCTTATTTATGCCCGCTACCAGAACCTGGATCTTGAAGGCTCCAGAGCGGCAGCAGATCGCTTCTTGCGCCTGAACCCCCAGAGCGAGCATGCTGATTATGCACTTTATATGCGCGGGCTAGCTTCCTACAACCTTGATATAGGCTTGGCTGCACGCTACCTCCCGATTGATGTCGCAGCCCGGGACGCCGGAGAACAGCAGCAAGCATTCCGTGATTTCAGCGAGCTGCTGAACCGCTATCCGGAGAGCGAATACGCTGCCGATGCCCGCCAGCGCATGATTGCAGTTCGAAACCGAATGGCAGAACTGGAGCTTTACGCCGCTCGCTATTACATCAAGCGCGAAGCTTACGTGGCTGCCAACAACAGAGCGCGTTACGTTATAGAAAACTTCCCCTCATCACCATTCGTTGAAGAGGCTATCGTTATCCTGGCAGAAACCTTCGACTTCCTGAAATTCAAAAAGGGCTCTCAGGATGCGGTCGCTCTGCTTCGCCAGAACTTCCCGAAAAGCGATGCGTTCAACAGTGACGGCGAGTTTGAGGCAAACCTGCTGAAGCGCGAGAACCGCTCACTCTCTAGCGTGGTTACCTTCGGGCTTATGGGCGACGAATAA
- a CDS encoding NAD+ synthase produces the protein MSVPGSTPISSTSYRKLRIVMAQMDFLVGDIPGNTGLVIEAAKRAQSEHEADIVVFPELCITGYPPEDLLLRPSMDLRVSEALERLQSAEIGAAIVIGAPLRSGGLLYNAAVVIESGKITGRYFKRFPPNYQVFDEKRYFGDGADAAVVNICGVPVGLTVCEDIWSDGPVEDSAAAGARLIINLNASPYDIGKQARRKALLERKSRENRVSIVYVNLVGAQDELVFDGGSMVYDHSGTLAVEAPQFIEGLFPVDFLCDHHCQPASRPSPAVPSLEANVYNALVTGVRDYVNKNGFRSVVLGLSGGIDSAVTLAVASDALGPERVRAVMMPFRYTSDISLEDAEAQAVAMGIQYDVYSIEPMYDSFMATLAAPFEGTTPDTTEENLQARIRGIVLMSLSNKFGSLVLTTGNKSEMAVGYSTLYGDMAGGFDVLKDVPKTLVFRLAWYRNSVSPVIPERVITRPPSAELAPDQKDEDSLPGYDVLDQILNLYVERDFSADAIVAEGFDQADVSRVIRLVDINEHKRRQAPIGVRITERGFGKDRRYPITSGWKSGN, from the coding sequence ATGTCTGTTCCCGGGAGCACCCCGATTTCGAGTACATCGTACCGCAAGTTGCGGATAGTGATGGCGCAGATGGATTTTCTGGTGGGGGATATTCCCGGTAACACCGGGCTGGTTATTGAGGCAGCGAAGCGTGCCCAATCAGAGCACGAGGCAGATATCGTTGTTTTCCCTGAGCTTTGCATCACCGGATATCCGCCGGAAGACTTGTTGCTGCGCCCCAGCATGGATCTCAGAGTGAGTGAGGCGCTGGAGCGTCTGCAAAGTGCAGAGATTGGCGCAGCGATCGTTATCGGAGCACCTCTTCGCAGTGGTGGCCTGCTTTACAACGCGGCTGTGGTGATCGAAAGTGGCAAAATTACGGGTCGTTACTTCAAGCGATTTCCGCCCAATTACCAGGTGTTTGACGAGAAGCGTTATTTTGGTGATGGAGCGGATGCGGCAGTGGTCAATATCTGTGGCGTACCAGTGGGCCTCACGGTTTGCGAAGATATCTGGTCGGACGGCCCCGTGGAAGACTCTGCAGCTGCTGGTGCGCGGCTGATCATCAATCTGAACGCCTCACCCTATGATATCGGTAAGCAGGCGCGGAGAAAGGCGCTGCTTGAGCGCAAGTCACGTGAGAATCGGGTGAGTATTGTCTACGTGAATCTGGTGGGCGCCCAGGATGAGCTTGTGTTCGATGGTGGTTCGATGGTTTACGACCACTCCGGTACTCTTGCTGTGGAAGCACCACAGTTCATAGAGGGCCTGTTCCCGGTAGATTTCCTGTGTGACCATCATTGTCAGCCGGCTTCCCGGCCATCGCCTGCCGTGCCCTCGCTGGAGGCAAACGTCTACAATGCGCTTGTGACCGGTGTGCGCGATTATGTAAACAAAAATGGTTTCAGATCTGTTGTGCTTGGGCTTTCCGGGGGGATTGATTCCGCTGTAACCCTCGCCGTGGCGTCGGACGCACTGGGACCGGAACGCGTCCGGGCCGTGATGATGCCCTTCAGGTATACGTCGGATATCAGCCTTGAAGACGCAGAAGCTCAGGCGGTGGCGATGGGCATTCAATACGATGTGTATTCCATAGAGCCGATGTACGACTCGTTCATGGCGACGCTCGCGGCTCCGTTTGAGGGCACAACGCCTGACACCACAGAGGAAAACTTGCAGGCCCGTATCCGGGGTATTGTGTTGATGTCGCTTTCCAATAAGTTTGGCTCGCTGGTACTCACTACCGGCAATAAAAGCGAAATGGCCGTTGGGTACTCCACCCTTTATGGTGATATGGCCGGTGGCTTCGACGTGCTCAAGGATGTGCCCAAGACGCTGGTATTTCGCCTCGCCTGGTACCGTAATTCCGTGTCTCCGGTGATTCCTGAGCGGGTGATAACGCGTCCTCCCTCAGCGGAGCTGGCTCCGGACCAGAAAGATGAAGACAGCCTTCCGGGTTACGATGTGCTGGATCAGATTCTGAACCTGTATGTTGAGCGGGATTTCAGCGCCGATGCGATTGTTGCGGAAGGTTTTGATCAGGCGGACGTCAGTCGTGTTATCCGCCTGGTGGATATCAATGAGCACAAGCGCCGGCAGGCACCGATCGGGGTTCGGATCACCGAGCGCGGTTTTGGAAAGGATCGCCGCTATCCCATTACCAGTGGCTGGAAAAGCGGCAACTAA
- a CDS encoding type IV pilin protein — MNVDLNTRYHRREDGFTLIELMIVVAIIGIIAAIAYPSYLDNVRQTRRATAQADLMELAQWMERQYSADFSYLEGGNQPVLPFTQSPRNGTAFYNFSFNGAVAANAFSVQAVPAGDQTSDDCGTLRLTQTGAKTSTSGTNCW; from the coding sequence TTGAACGTTGACCTAAACACACGCTACCATCGCCGGGAAGACGGATTTACGCTGATTGAACTGATGATTGTCGTCGCAATCATTGGCATCATTGCCGCAATCGCTTATCCATCCTATCTGGACAATGTCAGGCAGACTCGCAGGGCGACGGCCCAGGCTGATTTGATGGAGCTCGCGCAATGGATGGAAAGGCAATATTCGGCAGACTTCTCTTATCTTGAGGGGGGCAATCAGCCGGTATTGCCATTTACCCAGTCCCCCCGTAACGGAACGGCTTTTTATAACTTCAGTTTTAACGGCGCTGTGGCGGCGAATGCTTTCTCGGTACAGGCCGTTCCGGCAGGCGATCAGACGAGCGATGATTGCGGGACGTTGAGGTTGACTCAAACAGGGGCCAAAACATCAACGTCCGGGACTAATTGTTGGTAA
- a CDS encoding GspH/FimT family pseudopilin — protein sequence MFAHKNRGFSLLELMIVVAVAAILINMALPSFTSFINSQERRGALHDLMGVFAFARQHSVMNGAIVTVCPLDTTGTCGKDWNDDIHVFLDPDNTRKLIANERLLRTISPSGNGRLVARSLNRSFFQFRPTGFIHSDLGNITWCPESRDASLAGQIIISRGGRVRIAKDTDNDGIPEDSKGRPISC from the coding sequence ATGTTTGCTCACAAAAATCGTGGCTTTTCGCTTTTAGAATTAATGATTGTAGTGGCTGTCGCTGCAATACTGATAAATATGGCACTACCCTCATTCACTTCTTTTATAAATAGTCAGGAGCGACGAGGTGCTTTGCATGATTTGATGGGTGTGTTTGCATTTGCCAGGCAGCATTCAGTAATGAACGGAGCAATTGTGACCGTCTGCCCGCTTGATACCACTGGCACTTGTGGCAAGGACTGGAACGACGACATTCACGTTTTTCTAGACCCGGACAACACCAGAAAACTGATCGCGAATGAAAGACTTCTCAGAACAATCTCGCCAAGCGGCAACGGAAGGCTTGTAGCCCGCTCGCTAAACCGAAGCTTTTTTCAGTTCAGGCCCACCGGATTCATCCACAGTGACTTGGGTAACATTACGTGGTGCCCGGAATCACGGGACGCTTCGCTCGCTGGCCAGATTATAATCAGCAGAGGCGGCCGGGTTAGAATCGCTAAGGATACTGATAACGACGGTATCCCGGAGGACTCAAAAGGCCGACCAATAAGTTGCTAA
- a CDS encoding sigma-54-dependent transcriptional regulator, with product MTTHTALIVDDEPDIRDLLEITLTRMGIKTLTAQDLTSAFKLLEQHTPQLCLTDMNLPDGNGIELVQWIQQHRPDTPVAVITAYGNMDTAIESLKAGAFDFVSKPVELSRLRELVNSALKLAKPGANNDDTADEPGLLLGNSAQIKKLRNQTRKLARSQAPVFISGESGSGKELVARMIHLQGPRSDKPFVAVNCGAIPSELMESEFFGHKKGSFTGAVENKDGLFRSADGGTLFLDEVADLPLAMQVKLLRAIQEKVVRPVGDTKELPVDIRLLSATHKNLAELVQEGSFRQDLFYRINVIELAVPPLRDRKDDIALLANHILERIAREYECDTATLTQDAIDRLKEHDFPGNVRELENILERAFTLCDAEKISASDLHLGNGLPTEAGNSNDGATASASPALVPEGDIDLEGYLESIERQAIEKALEATRWNKTAAAKKLGISFRALRYRLKKLGME from the coding sequence ATGACCACTCACACAGCGCTGATCGTTGACGACGAACCCGACATTCGGGATCTACTTGAAATCACCCTAACCCGCATGGGCATTAAGACCCTGACCGCGCAGGATCTTACCAGCGCATTCAAACTGCTGGAACAGCATACCCCGCAGCTTTGCCTGACAGACATGAACCTGCCAGACGGCAATGGCATCGAGCTGGTTCAATGGATTCAGCAACACCGACCAGACACGCCTGTTGCCGTTATCACCGCGTATGGCAACATGGATACGGCGATCGAATCCCTGAAAGCCGGCGCGTTTGACTTTGTTTCCAAACCGGTTGAGCTCTCCCGGCTCAGAGAACTGGTAAACAGCGCCCTCAAGCTTGCGAAACCCGGCGCCAACAATGATGACACTGCTGATGAGCCCGGCCTTCTGCTCGGCAACTCCGCGCAAATTAAAAAATTACGCAACCAGACCCGCAAGCTCGCCAGGAGCCAGGCACCGGTATTTATAAGCGGCGAGTCAGGTAGTGGGAAAGAGCTGGTGGCGCGGATGATTCACCTTCAGGGCCCTCGCAGCGACAAGCCTTTCGTTGCCGTAAACTGCGGCGCGATTCCTTCAGAGCTGATGGAAAGTGAGTTTTTCGGGCACAAAAAAGGCAGCTTTACGGGTGCCGTCGAAAACAAAGACGGGCTATTCCGCTCCGCCGACGGCGGCACATTGTTTCTGGACGAAGTAGCCGACCTGCCCCTCGCCATGCAGGTAAAACTGCTACGCGCCATTCAGGAGAAAGTGGTACGCCCGGTAGGCGATACCAAAGAGCTGCCCGTCGACATACGGTTACTGAGTGCAACCCACAAAAACCTGGCAGAACTGGTTCAGGAAGGAAGCTTCCGACAGGATCTCTTTTACCGGATTAACGTGATCGAGCTGGCTGTTCCTCCGCTAAGGGATCGCAAAGACGATATCGCACTTCTAGCCAATCACATCCTTGAACGCATTGCCCGGGAATACGAATGCGATACGGCAACGCTCACCCAGGACGCAATTGACCGGTTGAAAGAGCATGATTTCCCCGGCAACGTGCGGGAGCTGGAAAATATTCTTGAGCGCGCTTTTACCCTGTGTGACGCCGAGAAGATCAGTGCTTCCGACCTGCACCTCGGAAATGGCCTGCCGACCGAGGCTGGCAATTCAAATGACGGCGCTACTGCAAGCGCCAGCCCAGCTCTGGTACCCGAGGGTGATATTGATCTGGAGGGTTATCTGGAATCGATCGAGCGGCAGGCTATTGAAAAAGCTCTGGAAGCGACTCGTTGGAACAAGACGGCAGCGGCTAAGAAGCTGGGAATCAGCTTTCGGGCGTTGCGGTATCGATTGAAGAAGTTGGGAATGGAGTGA